The following coding sequences are from one Humulus lupulus chromosome X, drHumLupu1.1, whole genome shotgun sequence window:
- the LOC133804197 gene encoding L-arabinokinase-like, whose amino-acid sequence MRIESDTDGVSASRNHLVFAYYVTGHGFGHATRVVEVVRHLIMAGHDVHVVTGAPEFVFTSEVQSPRLFLRKVLLDCGAVQADALTVDRLASLEKYSQTAVVPRASILATEVEWLNSIKADLVVSDVVPVACRAAADAGIRSVCVTNFSWDFIYAEYVMAAGHHHRSIVWQIAEDYSHCEFLIRLPGYCPMPAFRDVIDVPLVVRRLHKSRKEVRKEQGIEEEVKLAILNFGGQPAGWKLKEEFLPPGWLCLVCGASDTQELPPNFIKLAKDTYTPDLIAASDCMLGKIGYGTVSEALAYKLPFVFVRRDYFNEEPFLRNMLEFYQGGVEMIRRDLLTGHWAPYLERAITLRPCYEAGINGGEVAAHILQETAFGKNYASDKLSGARRLRDAIILGYQLQRVVGRDICIPDWYANAESELGLGSGSPTFQMSEKSSLMNSFTEDFEILHGDTQGLPDTLTFLKSLAELDAVYDLGKNAEKRQMRERKAAAGLFNWEEEIFVTRAPGRLDVMGGIADYSGSLVLQMPIREACHVAIQRVHPSKHRLWKHAQARQQAEGHCLTPVLQIVSYGSELSNRGPTFDMDLSDFMDGGKPISYEKANKFFAKDPSQKWAAYVAGAILVLMTELDVRFEDSLSILVSSTVPEGKGVSSSASIEVATMSAIAASHGLTINPRDLALLCQKVENHIVGAPCGVMDQMTSACGEANKLLAMVCQPAEVIGLVEIPGHIRFWGIDSGIRHSVGGADYGSVRIGTFMGRKIIKSIASSILSRSLPDANGFNLDELGDDGIELLKSETSLDYLCNLSPHRYEAVYVKMLPEFMLGETFEEKYVNHNDPVTVIDPKRNYGVIAPTRHPIYENFRVKAFKALLTSTTSHEQLTALGELLYQCHYSYSACGLGSDGTDRLVQLVQELQHSKVSKSDEGTLFGAKITGGGSGGTVCVIGRNCLQSSQQILEVQQRYKDATGYLPFIFEGSSPGAGKFGYLRLRRRSSAKQN is encoded by the exons ATGAGGATTGAATCGGACACTGATGGAGTATCGGCTTCCAGGAATCATTTGGTCTTTGCTTATTATGTCACTGGCCATGGCTTTGGTCATGCCACTCGTGTAGTTGag GTGGTGCGTCATCTAATAATGGCCGGGCATGACGTGCATGTGGTAACTGGTGCTCCTGAGTTCGTTTTCACTTCTGAAGTTCAATCCCCTCGCCTATTCCTTCGCAAG GTTCTGTTAGACTGTGGAGCGGTTCAGGCAGATGCATTGACCGTGGATCGTCTTGCTTCCTTGGAAAAG TATTCACAGACAGCTGTGGTACCTCGGGCTTCCATTTTGGCAACAGAAGTGGAGTGGCTGAACTCTATTAAAGCTGACTTAGTG GTCTCCGATGTTGTTCCAGTTGCATGCCGTGCAGCAGCTGATGCCGGAATTCGCTCTGTTTGCGTCACCAACTTTAG TTGGGACTTCATCTATGCAGAGTACGTCATGGCTGCTGGACATCATCATCGGTCAATAGTTTGGCAG ATAGCAGAAGATTATTCTCACTGTGAATTTTTGATCCGCCTGCCTGGATACTGCCCAA TGCCTGCTTTTCGGGATGTTATTGATGTTCCCCTGGTTGTTAGAAGATTGCACAAATCCCGCAAGGAG GTGAGGAAGGAACAAGGCATTGAGGAGGAAGTGAAGCTAGCTATTCTGAACTTCGGTGGGCAG CCAGCAGGCTGGAAGTTAAAGGAGGAATTTTTACCTCCTGGTTGGCTGTGCCTG GTCTGTGGTGCATCTGACACTCAGGAGCTTCCTCCAAATTTTATAAAGCTGGCAAAAGATACATATACACCTGATCTTATAGCAGCATCTGACTGTATGCTTG GAAAAATTGGTTATGGCACTGTGAGTGAGGCCCTGGCATACAAGCtaccttttgtttttgttcgCCGAGATTATTTCAATGAAGAACCTTTCTTAAGAAATATGCTTGAg TTTTACCAAGGAGGTGTTGAGATGATTAGAAGGGATTTACTTACTGGCCATTGGGCACCTTATCTTGAACGTGCAATTACTTTGAGACCATGCTATGAAGCAGGCATCAATGGTGGTGAG GTGGCGGCTCACATATTGCAGGAGACAGCTTTTGGTAAAAATTATGCGTCTGATAAG CTTAGTGGAGCTAGAAGGTTGCGTGATGCCATTATTCTTGGGTATCAACTACAAAGGGTCGTTGGGCGAGATATCTGCATTCCAGATTGGTATGCAAATGCTGAAAGTGAACTTGGTCTTGGAAGCGGATCACCCACTTTCCAAATGAGCGAGAAAAGTTCCTTGATGAACTC ATTCACAGAAGACTTCGAGATTCTTCATGGAGATACTCAAGGTCTTCCAGACACATTAACTTTTTTGAAGAGCTTAGCAGAATTAGACGCTGTTTATGATTTGGGGAAAAATGCTGAGAAGCGCCAGATGCGGGAGCGTAAGGCTGCTGCTGGACTTTTTAATTGGGAG GAAGAAATTTTTGTGACCAGAGCACCTGGGCGTTTAGATGTAATGGGAGGGATTGCTGACTATTCGGGGAGCCTTGTATTACAG ATGCCAATTAGAGAAGCCTGTCATGTTGCTATCCAAAGGGTTCATCCAAGTAAACATAGACTTTGGAAACATGCACAGGCCCGACAGCAAGCTGAAGGACATTGTTTAACACCCGTCTTGCAAATT GTGTCATATGGTTCAGAATTGAGCAATCGTGGCCCAACCTTTGACATGGATCTATCTGATTTTATGGATGGAGGAAAGCCAATATCATATGAGAAGGCAAATAAATTCTTTGCTAAGGATCCTTCCCAAAA GTGGGCAGCATATGTTGCGGGTGCTATTCTGGTTTTAATGACAGAATTAGATGTGCGTTTTGAGGATAGTTTAAGTATTCTG GTATCTTCTACTGTCCCTGAAGGTAAAGGAGTAtcttcttctgcttctattgAGGTCGCTACCATGTCTGCCATAGCTGCTTCTCATG GATTAACTATTAATCCAAGAGATCTTGCATTGCTTTGCCAAAAG GTGGAGAATCATATTGTTGGAGCTCCGTGTGGTGTTATGGACCAGATGACTTCAGCTTGTGGCGAAGCCAATAAACTTCTTGCAATGGTGTGCCAG CCTGCTGAGGTAATTGGGCTTGTTGAAATTCCTGGCCACATCCGATTTTGGGGAATTGATTCCGGAATAAGACACAG CGTTGGAGGTGCTGACTATGGATCTGTCAGGATAGGCACCTTTATGGGTCGAAAAATAATTAAGTCCATAGCATCTTCTATCCTATCTCGATCACTGCCTGATGCAAATGGATTCAACCTCGATGAGTTGGGTGATGATGGTATTGAACTACTAAAATCTGAAACATCATTAGATTACTTATGCAACCTGTCACCTCACAG ATATGAGGCCGTTTATGTTAAGATGCTGCCCGAGTTCATGCTTGGTGAGACATTTGAGGAAAAATATGTTAACCACAATGATCCAGTCACAGTAATTGATCCAAAGCGTAATTATGGAGTTATAGCACCTACTAGACATCCTATATATGAAAATTTCCGGGTCAAG GCATTCAAAGCATTGTTAACATCAACAACGTCACACGAGCAACTTACAGCTCTTGGAGAATTATTGTATCAG TGCCATTATAGCTACAGTGCTTGTGGACTTGGCTCGGATGGAACGGATAGGCTTGTACAATTGGTACAAGAATTGCAACATAGTAAAGTCTCTAAATCTGATGAGGGGACATTGTTTGGAGCCAAGATAACAGGCGGAGGCTCAGGGGGAACAGTTTGTGTGATTGGAAGGAACTGCTTACAGAGCAGCCAACAAATTCTTGAG GTTCAGCAGAGATACAAAGATGCCACGGGCTATTTGCCCTTTATTTTTGAGGGTTCATCACCAGGCGCTGGGAAGTTTGGGTATCTTAGATTACGCCGTCGCAGCTCTGCCAAGCAAAATTAA